One genomic segment of Candidatus Saccharimonas sp. includes these proteins:
- the frr gene encoding ribosome recycling factor → MFDTDEFKLKMTEAVEHFKGEMKKVRTGRAHPSMLDSVMVEVYGTKMPLNQVSNMTAPEAGMILITPFDANNISAISAAIRNDQSLGFNPSDDGRVVRVPVPPLTEERRKQIVKQTSEKVEGAKITLRNIRQDALKHAKKLKDEKSLTEDDLKRIEKEIDAEIKDFSAQIDVIFKEKEKEILTI, encoded by the coding sequence ATGTTTGATACAGATGAATTTAAATTAAAAATGACTGAAGCCGTTGAGCATTTTAAGGGTGAAATGAAGAAGGTTCGAACGGGTCGAGCGCATCCTTCAATGCTTGATAGTGTTATGGTTGAAGTTTATGGTACAAAAATGCCATTAAACCAAGTTTCGAATATGACTGCACCAGAGGCGGGGATGATCTTAATTACGCCATTTGACGCGAATAATATTTCAGCAATTTCGGCTGCAATTCGTAACGATCAAAGCCTTGGATTCAATCCAAGCGATGACGGCCGAGTTGTTCGAGTGCCAGTTCCGCCACTAACAGAGGAGCGTCGTAAGCAAATCGTAAAACAAACTTCAGAAAAAGTTGAAGGCGCAAAAATTACGCTTCGAAATATTCGCCAAGATGCTTTAAAACATGCCAAAAAACTTAAAGATGAAAAATCTTTAACTGAAGACGATTTAAAGCGAATTGAAAAAGAAATTGACGCTGAAATTAAAGATTTTAGCGCACAAATTGATGTAATTTTTAAAGAAAAAGAGAAAGAAATTCTCACAATTTAA
- the xseB gene encoding exodeoxyribonuclease VII small subunit, which yields MSNKISKKMAEIDDILIKIESGEIPLEEVFEKYKEAISKAEKLEGELDSLKNEIQILSKNFAQEE from the coding sequence ATGTCGAACAAAATTAGTAAAAAAATGGCTGAAATTGATGATATTTTAATAAAAATTGAAAGTGGTGAGATTCCTCTTGAAGAGGTTTTTGAAAAATATAAAGAAGCAATTTCGAAAGCCGAAAAACTCGAGGGGGAACTTGATTCACTTAAAAATGAAATTCAAATTTTGAGTAAAAATTTTGCACAAGAAGAATAA
- the murD gene encoding UDP-N-acetylmuramoyl-L-alanine--D-glutamate ligase, with product MKIALIGFGLEAKSAYDYFKSIDQNITFEIYDENSKSKIELPNGVKFFGDFHDFSKIQADLIVRTPAVNPSRLPKSAKITSVTNLFFEKCPASIIGVTGSKGKGTVSSFIAEILRAAGLKVYLVGNIGLPALNELSKIQKDDAVIYELSSFQLWDAQKSPHIAILNNLEVDHLDVHDGFEDYVAAKMNIAKNQTENDFFIFNAENPIVLKNVENLKNQLKAELQPFRDYNLAHIQENHFLWGDEVLFETNILKIPGEHNQKNACAAMIATFDFLREKGFENEEIFDFWREGLSKFAGLPHRLKFVREFEGVRFYDDSIATTPGSAIAALNSFEKPKILILGGSNKGADLSGLIEKIAKMPEQELRKVILMGAESEKLAQKLISSGFERFINLGAKTNMQEVVKTAFKNAKSGDVVILSPAHASFDMFKSYIDRGEQFVENANLL from the coding sequence ATGAAAATTGCATTAATTGGTTTTGGGCTCGAAGCAAAAAGTGCTTATGATTATTTTAAAAGTATTGATCAAAATATTACTTTTGAAATTTATGACGAAAACTCAAAAAGTAAAATTGAGCTACCAAATGGTGTTAAATTCTTTGGTGATTTTCATGATTTTTCAAAAATTCAAGCAGATTTGATTGTGCGAACACCTGCAGTTAATCCTAGCCGTTTGCCAAAAAGTGCTAAAATTACATCTGTTACAAATTTATTTTTTGAAAAATGCCCAGCATCAATTATTGGTGTAACCGGCTCAAAAGGTAAGGGAACGGTATCGAGTTTTATTGCTGAAATTTTGCGTGCAGCCGGTTTGAAGGTTTATCTTGTTGGCAATATTGGCTTACCAGCGCTTAATGAGCTTTCAAAAATTCAAAAAGATGATGCCGTGATTTATGAGCTCAGTAGCTTTCAGCTTTGGGATGCTCAAAAATCGCCACATATTGCAATTTTAAATAATCTTGAAGTTGATCACCTTGATGTTCATGATGGCTTTGAAGATTATGTGGCTGCAAAAATGAATATTGCTAAGAATCAAACCGAGAATGATTTTTTTATTTTTAATGCTGAAAATCCAATAGTTTTAAAAAATGTTGAAAACTTAAAAAATCAGCTCAAGGCAGAACTTCAGCCTTTTCGGGATTATAATTTAGCCCATATTCAGGAAAACCATTTTTTATGGGGAGATGAAGTTCTCTTCGAAACTAATATTTTGAAAATTCCAGGCGAACACAATCAAAAAAATGCTTGTGCCGCAATGATTGCAACTTTTGATTTTTTGCGTGAAAAAGGTTTTGAAAATGAGGAAATATTCGATTTTTGGCGAGAAGGGCTTTCGAAATTTGCAGGTTTACCGCATCGGTTAAAATTTGTTCGTGAGTTTGAGGGTGTGCGATTTTATGATGATTCCATTGCAACCACACCGGGTAGTGCGATTGCTGCACTAAATTCTTTCGAAAAGCCAAAAATTTTAATTCTTGGCGGAAGCAATAAAGGTGCTGATTTAAGTGGGCTGATTGAAAAAATTGCAAAAATGCCAGAGCAAGAACTTCGAAAGGTAATTTTAATGGGGGCAGAATCTGAAAAACTAGCCCAGAAATTGATATCAAGCGGATTCGAGCGGTTTATAAATCTAGGTGCAAAAACAAATATGCAAGAAGTTGTAAAAACTGCTTTCAAAAACGCGAAAAGTGGCGATGTGGTTATTTTAAGTCCAGCTCATGCCAGTTTTGATATGTTTAAGAGTTATATTGATCGCGGTGAACAATTTGTTGAAAATGCAAACCTTTTATGA
- a CDS encoding CPBP family intramembrane metalloprotease, with the protein MKNKFKNIFLKLQKKNDEMLSKKPLKIIFWTIFPILSYFAASYFSAVIIRLSLALIFWNNDAGYQSAASNTITTTIYSALFLGLMLAMVYFIPTKLFKQKISKDDIALNGVITWQDLGLAILGFIASMIISGILLEFLPNILHFDKLQVQDLVFQRSGMIHSWQFLLAFISIVIIAPVFEELIFRGIIYGQLRKVNIPLAIFITSLLFGFVHFQMNVGVTVFVMSVVMCLIREKWTQTIWSGIVIHMIKNGIAFFLLYVLQTIQFFQA; encoded by the coding sequence ATGAAGAATAAATTTAAAAATATATTTTTAAAACTTCAAAAAAAGAATGATGAAATGCTTTCAAAAAAGCCTTTAAAAATTATTTTTTGGACAATTTTTCCAATTTTGTCATATTTTGCGGCAAGTTATTTTTCAGCTGTAATAATTCGACTTTCACTCGCTTTGATTTTTTGGAATAACGATGCAGGCTATCAAAGTGCGGCTTCAAACACGATTACTACTACAATTTATTCAGCATTATTTCTTGGATTAATGCTTGCGATGGTATATTTCATCCCGACTAAACTTTTCAAGCAGAAGATTTCGAAAGATGATATCGCTTTAAATGGTGTGATTACTTGGCAAGATTTAGGTTTAGCAATTTTAGGTTTTATAGCCTCGATGATTATTTCTGGGATTTTGTTAGAATTTTTGCCTAATATTCTTCATTTTGATAAATTGCAAGTTCAAGATTTGGTTTTTCAACGCAGCGGGATGATTCATTCTTGGCAATTTTTGCTAGCTTTTATTTCAATTGTTATTATTGCGCCGGTTTTTGAAGAATTGATTTTTCGCGGAATAATTTATGGTCAACTTCGAAAAGTGAATATTCCACTTGCAATTTTTATAACGAGTTTACTTTTTGGATTTGTACATTTTCAAATGAATGTTGGCGTAACGGTATTTGTGATGAGCGTTGTGATGTGTCTTATTCGCGAAAAATGGACACAAACAATTTGGTCGGGGATTGTAATTCATATGATTAAAAATGGGATTGCTTTCTTTCTGCTTTACGTTTTGCAAACTATTCAATTCTTTCAAGCTTAG
- a CDS encoding lactate dehydrogenase: MKIIAYSVRKDELQYFEKFAEQFGIEYATTPKDLNAETVKLAEGFDAVSSYTSSEELNDVWETLSKMGISYFTVRTAGFDGIDIEKAKSFGIKISNVPQYSPSAIAEFAVALALATIRKIPLCLSRAKNQNFSVDNLMGRELNTMTIGIIGVGHIGLTTAKAFKAFGAKIIAYDTFENDAAREILEYKSLDEVFAESDLISLHIPLTPENRHIINAESISKMKDGVVIINTARGGHINSKDLRDALVSGKVAAAGLDVFEHEKNLIRKDLSGKIIKDAVYRDLANFPNVIITPHVAFNTDVAVQNMVKMSTENLINFKNAGTTDNEITK; encoded by the coding sequence ATGAAAATTATTGCTTATAGTGTACGAAAAGATGAGCTCCAATATTTCGAAAAATTCGCGGAGCAGTTTGGTATTGAATATGCTACAACTCCAAAAGATTTAAACGCTGAAACTGTAAAATTGGCTGAAGGTTTTGACGCGGTTTCATCTTATACTTCAAGCGAAGAACTCAACGATGTTTGGGAAACTCTTTCGAAAATGGGAATTTCTTATTTTACTGTTCGAACGGCCGGGTTTGATGGAATTGATATTGAAAAAGCTAAAAGCTTCGGTATTAAAATTTCAAACGTACCACAATATTCGCCAAGCGCAATTGCTGAATTTGCTGTTGCATTGGCACTAGCAACAATTCGAAAAATCCCACTTTGTCTTTCGCGCGCCAAAAATCAGAACTTTTCGGTAGATAATTTGATGGGTCGCGAACTTAATACAATGACCATTGGAATTATCGGCGTGGGTCATATTGGCTTAACAACCGCGAAGGCTTTTAAAGCTTTTGGCGCAAAAATAATTGCTTATGATACTTTCGAAAATGATGCTGCTCGTGAAATTTTGGAATATAAAAGTTTAGATGAAGTTTTCGCAGAAAGCGATTTGATTTCACTTCATATTCCTTTAACACCAGAAAATCGCCACATTATCAACGCAGAAAGTATTTCGAAAATGAAAGATGGAGTAGTCATTATTAATACTGCGCGTGGTGGACACATTAACTCCAAAGATTTGCGAGATGCTTTGGTGAGCGGAAAAGTTGCAGCAGCCGGCCTTGATGTTTTTGAGCATGAAAAGAATCTAATTCGAAAAGATTTGAGTGGAAAAATTATTAAGGATGCCGTTTATCGCGATCTAGCGAACTTTCCGAATGTTATTATTACTCCACACGTTGCGTTTAATACAGATGTTGCCGTGCAAAATATGGTAAAAATGTCAACTGAGAATTTAATTAATTTTAAAAATGCAGGAACAACCGACAATGAAATTACAAAATAA
- a CDS encoding MscL family protein, translating to MSKKQVKSTKKPALKIKAVDPKAQFAGFKKFIKDQGLIGMAIGLILGTASGDLVKSLINNIIMPPLGFVLGSAEGLKGVVWNMGKTPAGKEAVLSYGAFLNDVINFLVIAFVVYFVLLFVEKLFTDDDIEAEAEEAAKK from the coding sequence ATGAGTAAAAAACAAGTTAAATCTACAAAGAAACCTGCTTTAAAAATAAAAGCAGTAGACCCAAAAGCACAATTTGCGGGTTTTAAAAAATTCATTAAAGATCAAGGATTGATCGGAATGGCGATCGGTTTAATTCTCGGAACGGCTTCTGGCGATCTTGTTAAATCTTTGATTAATAATATCATTATGCCACCACTTGGTTTCGTTCTTGGATCAGCCGAAGGTTTGAAAGGTGTTGTTTGGAATATGGGAAAAACACCAGCAGGTAAAGAGGCAGTTCTTTCTTACGGTGCATTTTTGAACGATGTCATTAACTTTTTGGTAATTGCATTCGTTGTATATTTCGTACTTTTGTTTGTTGAAAAACTTTTCACAGACGATGATATTGAAGCAGAGGCTGAAGAGGCAGCAAAGAAATAA
- the xseA gene encoding exodeoxyribonuclease VII large subunit — MDFDEFEELLNFEIKKPQPNEVIYSVSDFIATSNDIFEKSFPSILIEGEISSFKVNHNKFVFFDLKDEDSVLGCFMTVWQMRFPLEDGMKVIVQAKPKLTNWGKFSLTIEKIIPKGEGSLKKSFEILKEKLIKEGLFDESRKREIPRNPQKIAVISSVQAAGYADFIKIINERWGGLEITVAHTQVQGISASDQIIRAIDFFNSQSELPDVITIIRGGGSTDDLAVFNDEKLVRAISASRVPVITGIGHEIDESLCDLAADFAASTPSNVAQFLTPNKFDEMRFLCSKILHTNDFIISKIDELKIENHQKIYKMKDLILNNIFEQQREIQAKKRILESYNPQNILSKGYALVSGKLAAGEEIMIQTIDKKITAEVKNVEQN, encoded by the coding sequence ATGGATTTTGATGAATTCGAAGAGTTGTTAAATTTTGAAATAAAAAAACCTCAACCGAACGAGGTAATTTATAGCGTCTCAGATTTTATTGCAACTAGCAATGATATTTTTGAAAAGAGTTTTCCGAGTATTCTGATTGAAGGTGAAATTTCAAGCTTTAAGGTGAACCACAATAAGTTTGTTTTTTTTGATTTGAAAGATGAAGATTCGGTTCTTGGTTGCTTTATGACGGTTTGGCAAATGCGATTTCCGCTCGAAGATGGAATGAAGGTTATCGTACAAGCAAAGCCAAAACTCACAAATTGGGGAAAATTTAGCCTAACAATTGAGAAAATCATACCAAAAGGTGAAGGAAGTCTCAAAAAATCTTTCGAAATTTTAAAGGAAAAGTTAATAAAAGAGGGCTTATTTGATGAAAGCCGCAAACGTGAAATTCCACGAAATCCTCAAAAAATTGCTGTTATTTCGAGCGTTCAGGCAGCGGGCTATGCTGACTTTATTAAGATTATTAACGAGCGTTGGGGTGGGTTAGAAATTACTGTTGCACATACGCAGGTGCAGGGAATTTCTGCGAGCGACCAGATTATTCGAGCAATTGATTTTTTCAATTCGCAAAGTGAATTGCCAGATGTGATTACTATTATTCGTGGTGGTGGAAGTACTGATGATTTAGCGGTTTTTAATGACGAAAAATTAGTTCGTGCGATCTCTGCTTCTCGGGTGCCAGTTATTACAGGAATTGGCCACGAAATTGATGAAAGTTTGTGTGATTTAGCGGCAGATTTTGCGGCTTCAACACCAAGTAACGTTGCGCAATTTTTAACACCGAATAAATTTGACGAAATGAGATTTTTATGTTCAAAAATTTTGCACACAAACGATTTTATTATTTCGAAGATTGATGAATTGAAAATTGAAAACCATCAAAAGATTTATAAAATGAAAGATTTAATTTTGAATAATATTTTTGAACAGCAAAGAGAAATTCAAGCTAAAAAGCGAATTTTAGAAAGCTACAATCCACAAAACATACTTTCGAAAGGCTATGCTTTAGTAAGCGGAAAATTAGCGGCTGGTGAAGAAATTATGATTCAAACAATTGATAAAAAAATAACGGCGGAGGTAAAAAATGTCGAACAAAATTAG
- the greA gene encoding transcription elongation factor GreA, whose protein sequence is MKQEFNITKIGKKELEAELELLISQRKEISEEVATARDFGDLRENSEYDAARKKQALAESRIMEIENILQNAVIIGGGEKGVVSLGNQVSLKNLENGKEVKYTMVGAVEANPLEGKISNESPIGQQIMGKKLGEEVDITTPKGVIKYEITEIN, encoded by the coding sequence ATGAAACAAGAATTTAATATTACGAAAATAGGAAAAAAAGAACTCGAAGCTGAACTAGAGCTTTTGATTTCGCAGCGTAAAGAAATTTCAGAAGAAGTTGCTACTGCGCGTGATTTTGGTGATTTGCGTGAAAATTCAGAATACGATGCCGCTCGCAAAAAACAAGCTTTAGCAGAATCTCGAATTATGGAAATTGAAAATATTTTGCAAAATGCTGTAATTATTGGCGGTGGTGAAAAGGGCGTTGTATCTCTTGGTAATCAAGTTAGCTTAAAAAACCTAGAAAACGGTAAAGAAGTAAAATATACAATGGTTGGTGCGGTTGAGGCGAACCCCCTTGAGGGTAAGATTTCGAATGAATCACCAATCGGCCAACAGATCATGGGCAAAAAGCTCGGCGAAGAAGTAGATATTACGACACCAAAAGGTGTAATCAAATACGAAATTACAGAAATTAACTAA
- a CDS encoding prolyl-tRNA synthetase, translating to MRLSKLYTKTSKTVPSGEEAKNAQLLIKAGFVHKEMAGAYDYLPLGFKVLENIKKIVREELEKIDANEILMTTLQRREIWERTTRWSDDVVDVWFKTNLKDNTEVGLGWSHEEPIVEMLKNHIQSYKDLPVSVFQFQNKMRNELRAKSGIMRGREFLMKDLYSIHETKEDLEAYYAKVSKAYERIFERLGLGKDTFVTFASGGAFTKFSHEFQTICDAGEDYVYLKRDGEKTLAFNEEILDQAIEAGEISSKEGLEKVKTAEVGNIFNFGTQKTDEMGLYFTDKNGERKSAWMGSYGIGITRVMGVIAEKFSDEKGLIWPENIAPAKIYLVQIGEKSQELAEEIYNEFSKKGIEVLFDDRNLRPGQKFADAELMGIPYRLTVSDRLIESGKFEVVTRVNGEVELLSREELFEKFVK from the coding sequence ATGCGATTATCAAAATTATATACAAAAACGAGTAAAACAGTTCCATCTGGTGAAGAAGCTAAGAATGCGCAACTTTTAATTAAAGCCGGATTTGTTCATAAAGAAATGGCAGGCGCTTACGACTACTTACCACTTGGTTTTAAAGTGCTAGAAAACATTAAAAAAATTGTGCGTGAAGAGCTTGAAAAAATCGACGCAAATGAGATTTTAATGACAACGCTTCAACGCCGTGAAATTTGGGAACGCACAACTCGCTGGAGCGATGATGTTGTGGATGTTTGGTTTAAAACCAATCTGAAAGATAATACAGAGGTTGGATTAGGTTGGAGCCATGAAGAACCAATTGTTGAAATGCTTAAGAATCATATTCAATCTTATAAAGATTTGCCAGTTTCGGTTTTTCAATTTCAAAATAAAATGCGAAACGAGCTCCGTGCAAAAAGTGGAATTATGCGTGGTCGCGAATTTTTGATGAAAGATTTGTATTCAATTCACGAAACTAAAGAAGATTTAGAAGCATATTATGCCAAAGTTTCAAAAGCTTATGAACGAATTTTCGAACGCCTCGGTTTAGGCAAAGATACTTTTGTGACATTTGCTAGTGGCGGGGCATTTACAAAATTCAGCCACGAATTTCAAACGATTTGCGATGCTGGTGAAGATTATGTTTATTTAAAGCGTGATGGTGAAAAAACTCTTGCTTTTAACGAAGAAATCTTAGACCAAGCAATTGAAGCTGGCGAAATTAGTTCGAAAGAAGGATTAGAAAAGGTTAAAACTGCAGAAGTCGGAAATATCTTCAACTTTGGCACGCAAAAAACTGATGAAATGGGGCTTTATTTTACTGACAAAAATGGCGAACGAAAATCAGCTTGGATGGGATCTTACGGAATTGGAATCACTCGTGTAATGGGTGTTATTGCTGAAAAATTTAGTGATGAAAAAGGTTTAATTTGGCCAGAAAATATTGCTCCAGCTAAAATTTACCTTGTGCAAATTGGTGAAAAATCGCAAGAATTAGCAGAAGAAATTTATAATGAATTTTCAAAAAAAGGAATTGAGGTTCTATTTGATGACCGCAATCTTCGCCCAGGCCAAAAATTTGCCGATGCTGAATTAATGGGTATTCCATATCGCTTGACAGTTTCTGATCGTTTGATTGAAAGTGGAAAATTCGAAGTTGTAACGCGCGTAAATGGTGAAGTCGAATTGCTTTCAAGAGAAGAACTTTTTGAAAAATTTGTAAAATAA
- a CDS encoding DUF2207 domain-containing protein, which yields MKLQNNFIRKITKIMPLFLVAVLAFSFTFGSFSNQAFARRRRNRDAEEAELRIKNNNIIFSKFDAKYNFSADQKGNTNLEITENISTYFIRDGINHGIERAIPRFFNGKTIFDGKAEIEMDGKKVSYSTYESDGNIVFRIGESGSFVYGRHKYQLKYRFKNLLLTDGSVQKMIMNTNGTQWKRPFNEVIATVNLDSSVLKEFNGTVRCFAGMQGSTEECNTFERKSEEGVFKFSQKDVQAGENLTFEIDFNSKFAQPEASGIDVNTIIFGILALILAVITLFFAVRVILKYNSVKRENKVSKAVVPQYLPPKIEELDILDAGNLVKSNKKLTAAMLFFAVNGNIQIVEKTSKGFLGGKKKSYTIQLLNRDNLNQDMLSLLNSFFRSKTEIDLSKQMSSTQASDISSKVLNSAFSGTSYYVQEKPAVFSNSQFFAGGVTILSVVLFFASGIIVNFISTISPWFTVAICSFIAAVMLSILIFTISNIKIPSRKGFEAKNYLEGLKLYISVAESERLKFSQSLQNSERFQTEFGGSRVKLYEKLLPWAALFGLEKSWAKVLELQFQDENYLPDWYVGSTAFNAMVFSNSLNSFNSAMNSYSAPSSSSSGGGGGFSGGGAGGGGGGGW from the coding sequence ATGAAATTACAAAATAATTTTATTCGAAAAATCACCAAAATTATGCCACTATTTTTAGTGGCAGTTTTGGCTTTTAGTTTTACTTTTGGCAGTTTTTCAAATCAAGCTTTTGCCAGAAGACGGCGGAATCGTGATGCTGAAGAAGCTGAGCTGCGAATAAAAAATAATAATATTATTTTTTCGAAGTTTGATGCAAAATATAATTTTAGCGCCGACCAAAAAGGAAATACGAATCTTGAAATTACTGAAAATATTTCGACATATTTTATCCGTGATGGTATAAATCACGGAATCGAGCGTGCAATTCCGCGGTTTTTTAATGGTAAAACTATTTTTGATGGTAAAGCTGAAATTGAAATGGATGGCAAAAAAGTTTCATATTCAACTTATGAAAGTGACGGAAATATCGTATTTCGAATTGGCGAAAGCGGAAGTTTCGTTTATGGAAGACATAAATATCAGCTAAAATATCGGTTTAAAAATCTACTGTTAACAGATGGTAGTGTACAAAAAATGATTATGAACACCAATGGAACTCAGTGGAAACGACCTTTTAATGAAGTTATTGCAACAGTTAATTTAGATTCATCAGTTTTGAAAGAATTTAATGGTACGGTGAGATGTTTTGCTGGAATGCAAGGCTCAACTGAAGAGTGCAATACTTTTGAGCGTAAGTCGGAAGAGGGAGTTTTTAAGTTCTCGCAAAAAGATGTTCAAGCTGGCGAGAATTTAACATTTGAAATTGACTTTAATAGTAAATTTGCTCAACCAGAAGCGAGCGGTATTGACGTAAATACAATAATTTTTGGAATTTTGGCGTTAATTTTGGCGGTAATTACACTATTCTTTGCTGTTCGGGTTATTTTAAAATATAATTCAGTTAAGAGAGAAAACAAGGTTTCGAAAGCGGTTGTTCCGCAATATTTGCCGCCAAAAATTGAAGAATTAGATATTTTGGATGCGGGGAATTTAGTAAAATCAAATAAAAAACTTACTGCTGCAATGCTATTTTTTGCGGTGAATGGCAATATTCAGATTGTTGAAAAAACTTCGAAGGGCTTTTTGGGTGGCAAGAAAAAGAGCTATACAATTCAGCTATTAAATCGAGATAATTTGAATCAAGATATGCTTTCATTATTAAATTCATTTTTTAGAAGTAAAACTGAGATTGATTTATCTAAACAAATGAGTAGTACGCAAGCCTCTGATATTTCTTCGAAAGTTTTAAACTCCGCATTTAGCGGAACTTCTTACTATGTTCAAGAAAAGCCAGCAGTGTTCAGTAATTCTCAGTTTTTTGCTGGCGGAGTGACTATTTTATCTGTGGTATTGTTTTTTGCGAGCGGAATAATAGTTAATTTTATTTCAACTATTTCACCTTGGTTTACGGTAGCTATATGTTCTTTCATTGCAGCCGTTATGCTCTCAATTTTAATATTTACTATTTCAAATATAAAAATTCCATCTCGAAAAGGTTTTGAAGCAAAAAATTATCTTGAAGGTTTAAAGCTTTATATTTCAGTAGCAGAAAGCGAACGGTTAAAATTTTCGCAAAGTTTGCAGAATTCTGAAAGATTCCAAACTGAATTTGGTGGCTCTCGCGTAAAACTTTATGAAAAACTTTTACCTTGGGCAGCGTTGTTCGGGCTAGAGAAGTCTTGGGCGAAGGTGCTTGAATTGCAATTTCAAGATGAAAATTATCTACCAGATTGGTATGTTGGCTCAACAGCATTTAATGCTATGGTGTTTTCTAATAGCTTGAATAGCTTTAATAGTGCAATGAACAGTTATTCTGCGCCAAGTTCGAGCAGTTCTGGTGGAGGTGGTGGATTCTCTGGCGGCGGCGCTGGCGGCGGCGGTGGTGGTGGTTGGTAA
- a CDS encoding M50 family metallopeptidase, producing the protein MEILNLVFGIIIGLISLTFLVAIHELGHALAAKKNGVKLKEYAIGFPPRIKSFRAKTNKILPKNTKISIGAIPLGGFVRLKGEHDSDSKKGDYGAASFWAKTQILFAGVAMNWLVAFVIFTILSIFGMPKLISNQFYLGSDVRISGGGVQVSQISNDSPAQKAGLQKNDIILEFNGKKVDNSTTVKEDLRSNAGKSVNLKIQRGDHFFSKDVKLNENNKNGFLGAFLTDGMQKIHATWSAPIVGLGTTIQFTGETFKGVGELFMNFFGGVFEKLIPNQQSQQKANSQLSKAGESVSGPILVIGEIFPNIISMGPDMVLMLTAIISISLACMNILPIPVLDGGRWLMTFIFRILLKKPLSKENEENINGWSFIFLMGLSLLIIFLDFTKIFRG; encoded by the coding sequence ATGGAGATTTTGAATTTAGTTTTTGGGATAATTATTGGTCTAATTTCGCTAACTTTTTTAGTTGCAATACATGAACTTGGTCACGCGCTTGCGGCCAAGAAAAACGGTGTAAAACTTAAAGAATACGCAATCGGTTTTCCGCCAAGAATTAAAAGTTTTAGAGCAAAAACTAACAAAATTCTACCAAAAAACACAAAAATTTCGATCGGTGCGATTCCATTAGGTGGTTTTGTTCGGTTGAAAGGGGAACACGATTCAGATTCTAAAAAAGGTGATTATGGTGCGGCAAGTTTTTGGGCAAAAACTCAAATTTTATTTGCCGGTGTTGCAATGAATTGGCTAGTTGCTTTTGTTATTTTTACGATCCTGTCGATTTTTGGAATGCCAAAGTTAATTTCGAATCAGTTTTATTTAGGTTCTGATGTTAGAATTTCTGGTGGTGGCGTGCAGGTTTCACAGATTTCGAATGATTCGCCTGCACAAAAAGCTGGCTTGCAAAAAAATGATATAATTTTGGAATTTAATGGTAAAAAAGTTGATAATTCTACCACCGTTAAAGAAGATTTGCGTAGTAATGCTGGCAAAAGTGTGAATTTAAAAATTCAGCGTGGCGATCATTTTTTTTCAAAAGATGTTAAGCTAAACGAAAATAATAAGAATGGTTTTTTGGGCGCATTTTTGACTGATGGGATGCAAAAAATTCATGCAACTTGGAGCGCACCGATTGTTGGGCTTGGCACAACAATTCAATTTACGGGTGAAACTTTTAAAGGTGTTGGCGAACTTTTTATGAACTTTTTTGGCGGGGTTTTCGAAAAGCTAATTCCGAATCAGCAATCACAGCAGAAAGCAAATTCTCAACTTTCAAAAGCAGGTGAAAGTGTCTCTGGCCCAATTTTAGTGATTGGTGAAATCTTCCCAAACATCATCTCGATGGGGCCTGATATGGTCTTAATGCTAACTGCAATTATTTCAATTAGTTTGGCGTGCATGAATATTCTGCCAATTCCTGTACTTGATGGTGGTCGTTGGCTAATGACTTTCATTTTTCGAATTTTGCTCAAAAAGCCACTTTCAAAAGAGAATGAAGAGAATATCAACGGTTGGAGTTTTATATTTTTGATGGGGCTTTCACTTTTAATTATTTTTCTAGATTTTACAAAGATTTTTAGAGGTTAA